In Rhodoligotrophos appendicifer, the following are encoded in one genomic region:
- a CDS encoding SDR family NAD(P)-dependent oxidoreductase produces the protein MFEVDEKIVLITGASSGIGLHLCETFACRGARVIACSRSAEQSKGLLHLATGKGLDVTPLAMDVTNPASVAEAMERVRGRVGRIDVLVNSAGTARPIRLLDMSTEAWDETLDTNLKGPFLVSRAVVPLMPDGASIINISSIGAFRAITGLSSYAAAKSGLLMLSRALALELASRRIRSNVVAPGYVLTPMNEDFLASEQGERLRGKIPLKRFATVTDLDGAMIFLASDASSYMTGGCLLLDGGFLL, from the coding sequence ATGTTTGAAGTCGATGAAAAGATTGTTCTAATCACCGGCGCCTCGTCTGGGATAGGGCTACATCTCTGCGAGACTTTCGCTTGTCGAGGGGCGCGTGTGATCGCATGTTCCCGCAGTGCCGAACAAAGTAAGGGTCTCCTGCACCTTGCAACGGGAAAGGGCCTTGATGTCACGCCATTAGCCATGGATGTTACAAATCCTGCCTCTGTCGCTGAGGCCATGGAGCGCGTTCGTGGCCGCGTCGGCCGGATCGATGTCCTTGTCAACAGCGCGGGAACAGCGAGACCGATCCGCTTGCTGGATATGTCGACAGAGGCGTGGGACGAGACCTTGGATACCAATCTTAAAGGTCCGTTTCTTGTAAGCCGCGCGGTCGTACCTCTTATGCCGGACGGGGCGAGCATTATTAACATCTCCTCGATCGGCGCCTTCCGCGCCATTACCGGACTTTCCTCTTATGCCGCCGCCAAGTCAGGACTCTTGATGTTGTCCCGAGCTTTGGCATTGGAGCTTGCATCGCGGAGGATCAGGTCGAATGTGGTTGCGCCAGGCTATGTGCTGACGCCCATGAATGAGGATTTTTTAGCGAGCGAGCAGGGCGAGCGTTTGAGAGGAAAAATTCCCCTTAAACGCTTTGCAACAGTCACAGACCTTGATGGTGCGATGATCTTCTTAGCATCCGATGCATCAAGCTATATGACCGGCGGGTGCCTCCTGCTTGATGGAGGATTTTTGCTGTGA
- a CDS encoding cytochrome P450 — protein MSGAKNLTIAQLKKLRLNTPSFSQNVYPHYEALRDAGGVLWSESHKSWLISSYDCVKALLLSPNASVEKMSPFVNQATGDVQETMIVMHKVMEHWLPFIDPPEHTRLRLILQRSFAPRALQQHEPMIRATVRKVINGFGDRREIEFLDEFAFQFPALVITDFFGMPSDEVKRIREWSAGIAEFVLGSGKEGRYENSAGMMREMKAFFGDLVATRSSELAAGAQRSEKLLDQLLLTMDSDSGLNSDEIVSTLILILFAAPETTASMLVNSMLALLSNRPQLQQLSDDRNLIGPAMEELIRYDGPVPAVVRVAKEDMEIGGQHIHAGQRIFLLLKSANRDPAQFPNPEVLDFGRGRSGHIGFGMGIHLCLGAPLARMESRIAFEELLAHYEDFELPDQEIVWRHELLAHSPHALRVGLVPRVG, from the coding sequence ATGTCTGGTGCAAAGAATCTTACAATCGCCCAACTGAAAAAACTCAGGCTGAACACACCCTCCTTCAGTCAGAACGTTTACCCTCATTACGAAGCTTTGCGAGACGCCGGCGGGGTGCTCTGGAGCGAGAGCCACAAATCGTGGCTGATATCGAGCTATGATTGCGTCAAGGCTCTGTTGTTATCTCCCAATGCTTCAGTAGAAAAGATGTCACCCTTCGTGAATCAAGCGACTGGTGACGTTCAGGAAACCATGATCGTGATGCATAAGGTCATGGAGCACTGGCTGCCCTTTATCGATCCACCTGAGCACACGCGACTGCGCCTTATATTGCAGCGAAGTTTTGCCCCACGCGCGCTGCAACAGCATGAGCCAATGATCAGGGCGACTGTTCGAAAAGTGATCAATGGATTCGGTGACCGACGAGAGATCGAGTTTCTCGATGAGTTCGCCTTCCAGTTTCCTGCTCTTGTTATCACCGACTTTTTTGGAATGCCCAGTGACGAAGTCAAACGCATCCGCGAATGGTCGGCCGGCATCGCGGAATTTGTTCTCGGTTCTGGAAAGGAGGGTCGATATGAGAACAGTGCGGGCATGATGCGCGAGATGAAAGCTTTCTTTGGCGATCTTGTGGCCACCCGCTCCTCTGAGCTAGCCGCCGGAGCTCAACGGTCCGAGAAGCTGCTCGACCAGCTTCTCCTCACGATGGACAGCGACAGCGGCTTGAACAGCGACGAGATAGTTTCGACCCTGATCCTGATCCTGTTCGCAGCGCCTGAGACGACTGCCAGTATGCTTGTGAATTCGATGCTTGCGCTTCTATCTAACCGACCGCAGCTGCAACAGCTTTCCGATGATCGCAACTTGATCGGTCCCGCTATGGAGGAGTTGATCCGATACGACGGACCGGTCCCCGCGGTGGTTCGGGTGGCGAAGGAGGATATGGAGATCGGTGGACAGCACATTCACGCCGGGCAGCGTATCTTCCTACTCTTGAAGTCAGCCAATCGAGATCCCGCGCAGTTTCCCAACCCTGAAGTGCTTGATTTTGGCCGCGGTCGCAGCGGTCATATCGGCTTTGGGATGGGCATACATCTCTGCCTTGGCGCCCCCCTGGCGCGGATGGAGTCTCGCATCGCCTTCGAGGAATTATTGGCTCACTACGAGGATTTTGAGCTGCCCGATCAAGAAATTGTCTGGCGTCATGAACTCTTGGCGCATTCCCCCCATGCATTGCGTGTTGGCCTAGTGCCTCGTGTCGGCTGA
- a CDS encoding FadR/GntR family transcriptional regulator, whose amino-acid sequence MLPAYRVVFDTIERLIMEGRLKPGDLLPTETELAEQFNINRSTLREGIRLLEQNGLVERGAAKRLTIAVPQILDLATRVSRALVLHDVTFLELWETYMVLEPAATRLAALKATPQVLEKMSDNIDEMARNVDDLDRFMELDLEFHSMIAAAADNKPLQIARQPVSMLMMPSARVILPRLKTYQRVVTAHRNIVAAMKARDDLLAEEWMRKHTADFQRGYELIGYSPFEKLIEEQWASTVAIADTQVQGTGTRASVKTRGRRS is encoded by the coding sequence GTGCTTCCGGCATACCGGGTGGTGTTCGACACCATCGAACGCCTCATTATGGAGGGCCGACTAAAGCCCGGAGACCTTCTGCCAACTGAGACCGAATTGGCGGAACAATTCAATATAAACCGTTCGACTCTGCGGGAGGGAATCCGCCTCTTAGAGCAGAATGGCTTGGTGGAGCGAGGCGCAGCTAAGCGGCTCACGATCGCAGTGCCCCAGATCCTCGATTTGGCAACACGGGTTAGCAGGGCGCTGGTGCTCCATGACGTCACCTTCCTTGAACTGTGGGAGACTTACATGGTCCTCGAGCCGGCCGCAACGAGGCTGGCAGCACTCAAGGCGACCCCTCAAGTCCTTGAAAAGATGAGCGATAACATCGATGAAATGGCCAGGAATGTTGATGATCTTGACCGCTTCATGGAACTCGATCTGGAATTTCACAGCATGATCGCTGCTGCTGCGGACAACAAGCCACTCCAGATCGCTCGCCAGCCTGTCTCAATGCTGATGATGCCTTCGGCCAGAGTGATCCTACCAAGGCTAAAGACTTATCAGCGGGTCGTGACGGCCCACCGAAATATTGTCGCTGCAATGAAAGCCAGGGACGATCTCCTCGCAGAGGAGTGGATGCGTAAGCACACGGCGGACTTCCAGCGGGGTTATGAGCTGATTGGATACAGCCCATTCGAAAAACTGATCGAGGAGCAGTGGGCTTCGACAGTCGCCATCGCCGATACACAAGTTCAGGGGACCGGGACACGTGCGTCCGTAAAAACCCGCGGTCGACGCTCGTAA
- a CDS encoding ABC transporter substrate-binding protein has translation MSIKVLTTLLLGCLALAPFAAAAQGVSDDVVKIGILTDLSGPFSDFGGPGSVAAAELAVEDFNKTVLGKPVEVISANSEIKPDVASTTARQWFDVEKVDMINDLTGSPIALAISQLAKAKNRIAIVNGAALMSITNEQCNSNTIHYAYNVYSLASTAAGAIVKDVGKKWFFLVQDTVGGKALEDVMTEFLLKNGGEKVGAVRHPLNTHDFSSYLLQAQSSGAQVVVLANSGAEFINSMKGAAEFGIVEAGQKIAGTTVFITDVNALGLKNAQGLLFASAFYWDQDDQTRAFAKRYFAKMNKMPTMTQAGVYSSTKLYLQAIQDAGTDEPAAVMAKMREIPVNDIFKNGRLREDGSFVHDMYLAQAKEPEESKAPWDYYNILATVPADQAYQPLSASKCSLVKQ, from the coding sequence ATGAGTATAAAGGTTTTGACTACGCTTCTCTTGGGCTGTCTTGCCCTCGCCCCATTTGCCGCAGCAGCGCAGGGTGTCAGCGACGACGTCGTGAAAATTGGCATTCTGACGGATCTGTCAGGTCCCTTTTCCGATTTCGGAGGCCCCGGCTCGGTTGCCGCGGCTGAGCTGGCTGTCGAAGATTTTAACAAGACAGTACTCGGCAAGCCCGTAGAGGTCATCTCCGCCAACAGCGAAATTAAGCCTGATGTGGCCTCGACCACTGCACGCCAATGGTTCGATGTCGAGAAGGTCGACATGATTAACGACCTAACCGGATCGCCGATTGCTTTGGCGATCTCTCAGCTTGCCAAGGCAAAGAACCGAATTGCCATCGTCAACGGCGCAGCTTTGATGAGCATCACGAACGAGCAATGTAACTCAAACACGATCCACTATGCGTATAATGTCTACTCCCTCGCCAGCACAGCAGCCGGCGCTATTGTGAAGGATGTCGGCAAAAAGTGGTTCTTCCTGGTGCAGGACACCGTGGGGGGAAAGGCGCTGGAGGACGTGATGACCGAGTTCCTGCTGAAGAACGGCGGGGAGAAAGTCGGCGCTGTTCGGCACCCGTTGAACACCCATGACTTCTCATCCTACCTGCTCCAGGCGCAATCCTCCGGCGCACAGGTGGTTGTGCTAGCCAATTCCGGTGCGGAGTTCATCAACTCAATGAAGGGCGCAGCTGAGTTTGGAATCGTTGAAGCTGGCCAGAAGATCGCCGGGACGACCGTGTTCATCACCGATGTCAACGCATTGGGCCTGAAAAACGCCCAGGGCCTGCTCTTCGCATCGGCCTTTTATTGGGATCAAGACGATCAGACACGCGCCTTTGCTAAGCGCTACTTTGCCAAGATGAACAAGATGCCGACTATGACCCAAGCCGGTGTCTATTCCTCTACTAAGCTCTACCTCCAGGCTATTCAAGATGCAGGTACTGACGAGCCAGCGGCAGTTATGGCCAAAATGCGGGAGATTCCGGTCAATGATATTTTCAAAAATGGCCGGCTGCGTGAGGATGGCAGCTTCGTCCACGACATGTATCTCGCACAGGCGAAAGAGCCTGAGGAGTCGAAGGCTCCATGGGACTACTACAACATCTTGGCCACGGTTCCCGCTGACCAAGCCTATCAGCCTCTCTCCGCAAGCAAGTGTTCGCTCGTGAAACAGTAA